Below is a genomic region from Rhinolophus sinicus isolate RSC01 linkage group LG11, ASM3656204v1, whole genome shotgun sequence.
CTTTCCCTCCTACTGTACCAGTCAGGAGGGAGAGACAAAAACATTTCTGAATCTTCTGTGTCTCTGGGGTTTGATGGGCTCTGTGTCTTGAGGATCACACTAGTGGCCTGTACCCTCAGTTGGACTCTGTCCTAcctcaaagatttttctttattttggctcAAATTGACCTTTGAGGTCCAGGGCAAGGGTTAAGGAAGCCTGAGGAACTCCTGTGGGCTCAGGGTAGTGCCTGTTTACCAACTGGCACAGAATTATCCTGCTCTTTTATCCACCAGCGTAACTGTGCATCCAGGTGAATGTCGGCCATGCCCAGGTTGCGAGACTCAAGACAGAGGGATGGGTGAGGTGTTGGGGGACAAGGGGTGCTCCAAACCCTCCCTCCTCTGACAGTTGCCCCCTCTCTCCTCTTAGCCCTGCTCCAGTGCCCAGACCCAAGCCCCCCACTGCTCAATGGACACCCCCAGCCCAGACCCGTTGCCTTCGCCTTTGcctggggaggaagagaaacCTCTGGCCTTACCTCCTTCTGTTCCCCGGGGCCGCCGAGGTCGACGTCCCGGGGGGGCCACCTCCTCCAATCGGACGCGCAAGGCCTGCCTCCCTCGCAAGCGGGGCCGACCCCCCAAGTCAGGGCAGGAGACCTCGCTGGCGCAGGGGTTGACCGTCCCCGTGGGCAGCGGTGGTGGCAGCGATCTCCTGCTGATCGATGATCAGGGTGTGCCCTATACAGTCTCTGAAGGGTCAGTGGCAGGAGGTCCTGAGGGCTCAGGCCCTAGGAAGGCGCCGCACTTCTGCCCGGTGTGCCTGCGGGCCTTCCCCTACCTCTCGGACCTGGAGCGCCATAGCATATCGCACTCTGAGCTGAAGCCTCATGAGTGCAAGGACTGTGGCAAGACCTTCAAGCGGTCCAGCCACCTGCGGCGGCACTGCAACATCCATGCCGGCTTGCGGCCCTTCCGCTGCCCACTCTGCCCCCGCCGCTTCCGCGAAGCGGGCGAGCTGGCCCACCACCACCGAGTCCACTCCGGGGAACGGCCCTACCAGTGCCCCGTCTGCCGGCTTCGCTTCACGGATGCCAACACGCTCCGGCGCCATGCCAAACGCAAGCACCCTGAGGCCTTGGGGGCACCCATGTGTCCCCCAGACCCAGGACCTGAGCCACCGTGGGACGACGAGGGCATCCCAGCCACAGCAGGGGCTGAGGAGGAGGAGCGGGAGGGGAAAGAGCTGGCTTGACCCACAGACCGGATCACCCCTCCCTGGGCCAGGTTTACAGCTGGTGGTTCAGTTGCTGCTCCACCTGGGCAGGGAGGCCGAGACACCCTCATGTCTGGTGGTCTTACCATTGTGGGAGGGGGTTGTGGGTGAGCACCTAAACTTCCGGACCCTGCTGCCTTCTGCCACCCTCCCCTGGACTAACAGGCCCTTCGAGGCAAAGGCTGTGGAAATAAATCTCTGCCTCTGGCTTCTGGTGTGTATTCAGTGATGGTACCAGGGCTGCCCCCCTCTTCTTTCTGTCCCTACACCACCTGATGGGAGTGCATGGAATTTGGGAGGACCCCATGTCATGTACCTTATTAGTTTGGCGCTAAAGAGTGGCTTAGGGGCCTttgtcccctccccttcctccagcaGACCCCAAAGCACTCCCCTAAATAGCTACTCTAAGTAAAACACTGAACCATCTGTGCAAATGTTACTGACTCAGGCCCCTTTACCCCATTCCAGCCAGATTATTGGAAATTCTGTAGCCACCACTTTGCCCCATCTGTTTGTCCTGACCctgttttgaaggaaaaattgaGCCGTGGTATGTGGGCAGAACTGACAACTTTAGTAAAGATTAGATAGACAAGGGGTGTGGCCTGGGGGCGGGGCTAAGGAATCAGGAGGCGGGACTGAGCGGCAAGGTTTGTTTATTGGTCAAGTAGGTGAGAACTTTAGGCAGAGCTTGGGGGAAGGGCCTATAGGAACTGCCCTGACGTTTAAATTGGTTTAGTGAAGATGGCAGAAAGTGAGAGTAATTTAGAGGGAATGGATAGGAGTTTATATGAGGGGAGGGGCTTTAGGAGAAACTATGGGAGAACTAGGTGTCAGGAGAGGTGGGACTTAACTGTTAAGAGAAGATgccaaggagaggaaaaaagggtACTTAAGAGAGGAGTGACTAAAAGAAGTCCCTGAGAGGGTTGGGCTGAATAGAGCTGGGCTTAGCTGCTTGGAGTGTGGCTgaattactgtgttttcccggaaaataagacctaatgggaaaataagccctagcatgatttttcagaatgatatcccctgaacctaatgtgtcttttggagcaaaaattaatataagactcggtcttattttcggggaagcatggtaggAGCAAGGTTTACAGAGATTTATGAGGGGCCGTACAAAGTGTAGTAAAGCTGTGGGTTCTAACTTCAGCCTGCATAGAATCACTcgaaaggtattttatttttaattatacttgaTATGCATATTATagtagtgtcaggtgtacaacattggGATTTGATATTTCTATACATTATAAAATGGTCATAATAAGTCTAGTCAGCATTTGTCACCAAAGTTATCAcggtattattgactgtattaccttatgctgcacattacatccctatgacttgctttataactggaagtttgtacctcacCTGAAGGGCATTTTAAAACTCAGATCCCTAAGCCCTACCCCCAAGGTTTTTGATTCAGAAATCCGAGGTGGGGGTCCtgagaatttccatttctaacaatttccgaagtgatgctgctgctgctggtctctGGACcatagtttgagaaccactgatttaagaAAATGCCTTGGAGGTGAGAGGCACAAATATCGCGTTGAAGTTATGAGAGAGGTGGAGCTTAAATGCTTCGGAGCATAAGTGGCGGGGCCGAACCCAGGGGGCGTGGCTCAGCCTCTGAAGCTTGGAGGGGGAGGGTCTACAAGAAAAAAGGCGTGGCTAAGGGCGGTGCTTAGGAGGGAGGTGGGATTTAGAGAGTAGTGAGGCCTTGGAGGTAGGGAAGAACGGGAGAAAATTCGGGGGCCTTGGGCAAGGAGGACGGATTTTGAATTGATGGGCGTGGCTTATAATTAAGCCCCTGGATGGGCGTGGTTcagactgggggtggggcctAAGTGTGGGGTTTGCGCGAGGTTTAACCCTACGACCCAAGCGTGCGGACGGTACCCCAAGAAGAAGCGGACTCTGAGGGCGCAGGCGCACTTTGCTCAGCTCGTCCACCGGAAGTGGTTCAAGGCTTTACCCGCCTACATCCCTGAACCAGCGCGCAGGCGCAGTTTCCTCTCCGGGtcgccgctgccgccgcctcctCTTTCCGCTCCTCCACGCCGGCGCCTCGGAGACGGGCGCGACTTCCGCTTCCGGGCGGGCGGGCAGGCGGCTAGGCAGGCGGTGCGGGGCTgccggggagggggagggggcggcaCTTCCGGTCAGGCCCTCGGGTCTCCCCCGAGCGGCGGCGCCTCCTCCGCCTCCTCGGCCTCCTCCCGGCGGAGACCCCGGCGCCGGTGAGTGACGGGGCGCGTGGCCCGGGGGTCCGGGgataacgggggcggggggtccCGCCCAGACCCGCTGTATTCCTCAGAACGTCTCCCCACCAGTGCTCCCGCCCGGCCCTCGCCGGGGCACCCCCATCACTGCTCCTCCATAACAGCACTCCAGCTATCTGCCCCATTAACGCCCCCATGTGGGACGGCTGCCAAAGCGCCTTCATTAGTGGCGCTCCCCTAAACTGCTGCCAGGGCCTCCCACTAATGCTTTCTCGTAGGAACCCTTCTACATATCCTCCAGTGATTGTTTCCTCCAGGACAGCCCCCCAAATGCCACCAGCATTGCCCTCCCCCATGCAAGGCAGCTACCCGTGAACCCTCTTTTAGCCTCTGTAAGTTGCCCCCAAGGAGTGTTGCGTTAGTGCTTTACAGCAGAACTGCCCCCTATTATGTCCACACAACAGTTTCCCAAAGCTCCTAACCCCCTCGAAACCCCCACTTTCATTGGTGTAAAAATATGTTCTATTCTGGTCAGCAGCCAAGAATGCCTTTTTTCACTTCTGCACCCCCCCCTCATAATTCCCCTTGAAAATACCCCTTtcaacacccccctccccccatagaACAGCTCCCTCTAGAGGTATGTTCTCACACCCACATCCTCTCCTTCAGGTAGAAACGGCTGCCAGTTTAGCCCCAGGCTCCCACTCCATCCTTCTCTCGGTCAGCTTCTATCTTTGGTCATTCCTCCCACAGAGCAGTGCCCCTCAGTGATGCCTTCCCTCTGAGAATGCGCTTGCCCTGCACTAGCAAGTTTGTCCTGACCTGTCCCTTCTCACCCTGCTCTCACTCCCATCTTCCTGGACTCCCTGGAGAAGACCCCCAGCTTTACTGGAGCATGAGCTCTTTCTTCCCCAGGCATTCATTCTTGAACGGATGTGCAATAGGTCAGCTCATGCAGccatgaaggagagaaaaatgcaCACAGTCTTTGTTTTTGTGGAGTTTTACAGTCTAGTTAAGGAGACAGaccaaaaacaaataaccaaataaacaagataaatgcTGTTTTCTGGGTTGTCTGAGAGTCTGGTGAGCTGCTTCAGAGGTGAAACCTGAATTAGCACTTAGTCATGCGAAGGTCTTGGTGAACTgttccagggagagggaagaacagtgcaaaggccctgaggtggccATGATCGTAGAGTGGCAGGGAAGGCCTGTGAGATTGATCTCAGGGCCTTGGAGGTGACAACATTGTGATTATTATATGGGCTTTGTCAGCTCTACCAAGCCTAGAatgtatttcatttgttcattcatttgttcaacagcTGTATAATGATCACCTACACACTGGGCATGAAGCAGAGACCAAAACAGGCAAAAGTCCATCTCCTTGTGAAGTGCATATGCTAGTTCATAGGgcagacaattaaaaaaacaaaatacatgtatGTGAAGAAAATGCAGCAGGATAAGGATATAGAGTTATAGGGGCTACGGTGTCAGAGAGAGTGGTAGgaagacttctttaaaaaaattttttttttagattttattggggaaggagaacaggacttcattggggaacagtgtgtacttccaggatttttttccaagtcaagttgttgtcctttcaatcttagttgtagagggtgccgttcagcttcaagttgttgtcctttcagtcttagttgtggagggcgcagctcagctccaggtccagttgctgttgctagttgcagggggcacttcccaccatccattgcgggagtcgaaccggcaaccttgtggttgagagcccactggcccatgtgggaatcgaaccggcagccttcggagttaggagcccggagctccaaccgcctgagccaccgggccggcccggaaGGCTTCTTTAAGAGATACTTAAAATCATCTTGTTCCTCCAAAAAGCCACTTACCAAAAAgttacctcctcctcctcctgaacAGCTGTGGCCACCCAGGGGTTGCTCTTACCAGCTTCCCTCCCCCAAGAGTGAAATGGTTAATAGCATGAACTCTGGATGCCACTAGTGTTCATATCTCTGAGCAAACCACTTTCTCTTTTCGTAGCCTTATTCTCActtatttaacaagtattttcaAAGACGGGCACTGTGCTAGGTCCTGGGGAtgaagcagtgaacaaaacataaaaatctttGTGTGCATGGAGTTTACCTTCTAGAGGGGAGACGACCGCCACCAAGACAGAATGCATGGTTAATTAGTGATGCCAACttgtaaacagaaaaatgaagcgggctggggagggcaggagtgTTGGTCTGAGTGACAGGTTGCAGTGGTCATGGAAAGCCTCactgagatgacatttgagcaaagatgtGAAGGAGGGAAGGTGTAAGATGTGTATATGGGGAAGtcagagcatttcaggcagaagcaacagccagtgcaaaggccctgagacaggaatGGAGCTGGCCCATTGAAGGAGTAGCCAGGAGGCCATGGGGGCTGTGTAAGCCATCATAAGGACTTTGATTGAGATGAGGGTCACTGCAGGGTTTTTAGCAGAGGAGGGACATGGTTTGACCTTAGTACTTTTGTCTATAAATTATCTTATGAGTTTGTTATGAAGTGTGATTGAAATAAGCCACATAAGGGACCTAATAATAGCATTCAGTAAGTGCTGGTGGCTAGTCCTGGGGTTGGGCGGCAGCGAAGTGGGTGagacaaaatatatttgcagTAAAAGGCAGGATGGGGGCCTTCCTTTGTTGAGACATATTGAAAGACAGCGTGTTGTAGGGGGTAATAGCATCCACTGTGGAGATGTACCGCCTCCCTTCAGCTCCTGGCCTTGCTGCTTGTTAGTGGTGTGACTTTAGGAGATTGATTTACCTATATGGCTCTCAGTCTCTTTCTCTGTACAACTGAGTTAATAACTGTAACCATTTCCTAGGGTTACTGGAAAGATGCATTGAGTCAACACATGTAAAGGATTTAGAGGTGTACTTGGTATGTGGAAAGAACTCGTTTAATgttacatattattaaatatgacCATTATTGTTATTAACAGACTAGATTGTCATCACAAGGCAGCTTGTTATAGGGGAATGGTCCATAGGTTCTGGCATCAGAGAGACCTCCGCCCCCGTTTCTTCAGTTTCCCCACTAATGAAATGGGACCAATAATGGCACAGGACTGTTGTGATGCATCAAGGAGTTCCTATCCAACTGGTCTAATAATAAACATGAGCTGTTAGGATTGTGACTATGGTTGCTGTGGGACTCCTGTCCCTTGGGACCATTCCCCCATCACACCTCTGCAACCCTCCCGTGATACATCTCCCCTTAGAAAGGCACCAATCAATATAAGGCTTGGGTTTCCTAAAAGCAGAAATGTCTCTTGTTTCCCAGTGGAAATAATTGTTGAGCCTGGTCAGTTCTGTCCCCCAAGAACATCCTCCTTCTCTGTCAGCCGTTTGGGCTGTCATCATAACCTCACTGTCCCCCCTCCCCCTGATTCCTTCTGGGAAATCCCCTAGATGTCAACTCCATCTCTGCTAaatgtctccctcccttccttgtgGAGTTCTGGTCACCTTAGTCTCATCctttcacttattcaacaaatatttattaacataggCATTTATAGCCTTAAGTTGACCTctgagcactgctttagctgcatctcCCACGTGTGTTGCGTTTCCATTTCATTCATCTAATTTCCTTGGTGATATCTTTGTGGACCCATTGGTGATTTAGAAGGGTGCTGTTTCATTTCTAGATATCATCAGATATTTGTGGAATACCCATACTGTGCCAGGTGCAGTGCTAGGTGCTGGGATACAGGGGCTAACATGATGGGCCGAGTGCTTGCTGTTAGGTGAGGAGGACAGACAGGAAAcacatagcaaaggaaatagacacagtAAGTCAGTGGCAATAACCATGATGAAAAAATGAAGCAGGATGAGGTCCTAGCAAGTGatggggtgggagagtggggtgTTAGCTATCTTGGAAGTGACGTGTGAGCAGAGACCAGAAGGAGGCACAGGAGAGAAGCTTGAGACCTGGAcaagaatgttccaggcagagggcagccTCATCACATCACTGTTGCTTCTGCTCAGGATGCTGAGCACCTTGCTCTCCCACCCATCCCTTCATAACATAGAGAGCGCCCTCAAATAAGGGTCCTACCCCTATAGTTCCACCCCTGCCTTTCTCCACCTCAGGGAACAACCCTGCGAGAAGAACCCTGTGCTTGGAGGGGTGGGTCAAGCCACagacttgctctgtgaccttgggcaaatcacttgacctctctgtgtcttGTGCTCTCATTTGCCAGGTGGGGATAACCACAGAGCCTGTGTCATGGTCTCGTGGAGTTGTGGTAGGGATTTAGTGAGTCAGTCTGTGTGATGTGTGTAGAATGGCGCTGGCCTGTAGGAAGTGCCAGTAAAGGGTAGCTGTCAGTAATACGTGCTCTGATGGAGGTGAGTCCAGGCACTGGCTTCTTTCCCAAGacaccttccctccctgcccctcctccctgcatCCTTGTACCATGTATTTTCTCCATGCCCACCAGCCACTCCAGCCCTGTCTCCCCACTGAGGTTCCACCCGAGGCTTCTACTCCCATGCCAGCCACGCCTTTGCTCCTTCCGGAGATGAGATGAACCAGAGAGAGTGAAGGACATGGGATGTTGGGTCTCCTCCAAGGACAACCAAGAGCTGAAGGCTAAAAATACCACCTCCAGGCAGGGCTGGAGGAGATACCTTTCACCTGTGGAGGGGAGAGGGCCAGTCTAACAGGTGGGGGCTGACAGGCCCTGGCCTCGGTGGGTCCCCCTGACCCCCTACCTTGGGCTGGGCACAGAACTAGGCACCCAGGGGGCAGGGACTGGGACGGTGGCCAGGAAGCGTGCCAGACTTTGGGGACCCTTCTCCCACTGGCTCACCTCCAACTTGGCGGAGGCATTTGCCAAGGCCCCTGGATGGGTccaaggctgggggagggggcagacatGAACAGCTGGAATCTGGAATGAAAAGTCCTGTAAAAGAGGTACCCAGAGAATGACCACTCTCTCGGAGGGGGTAGGAAAAGGCTCCTTGAGCTTCTGCCTTCAGGCTCTTCTCAGGCAAGTGATGTCACTGAAGGTACAAAGAGCTCCAGGGACTGAGTGAGCTGTGCCAACCACTGCTGTGTTTCCTTGCATCCTATTTCAGCCCCCTTAAATCCCCCTGCAGTCTAGGTTTTACCGCCCTGTTAGAAATGGTGAACGTGTGGGAAGGAGATGGGACTTGGTCTGCCCAGGCCCACACATTTACTGCTGTGCTAGgctgccttccttctctgccaGCCCCCTGCTATATAACCTGTTTGTCCCAGGCCTGCATATTGTCCTTCCCACCTGTAGTGAAAGAACAGACCCCTCCCAATACTGTCTTCATTCCAATTCTCTTGTTTTGTGCTGACTTTCTGTTCCTACCAGTAGTGACAGCGATGACAACATAATAGTTTCTGCGTACCAAGTGCTTGCTTACAGAGCACCAGGGACCAGCCATCTGAGGGGCTTTTCATATTAGCTCGTTggatcctcacagcagccctgtgaggtggggGTATGCTTTGTCACCTccatttgtagatgaggaaatccAGGTTCAGGTACTTGctgtggtcacacagctaagatTTCAATCTGGCATTCTAGCTGCAGAGGCCATCCTCTTAACCACTATGATGGAAACTATTATGATGATGACAGAGGCCAAACCTGAAGGGACTGGGAATAGAGGgctggtgtctgtgtgtgtgtgtgtggggggagctgAGGGAGCCGGGACACAGCAGAGGCCTGAGGGTTTGCAGAGGGGACTGAGACCAGGTGCCAggggtgctgggagaattagggtctgagaaggagagaaaggccTGCCAGCAGGACTGGGGGTAGAGGTCCGGGGGGTGGATAGAGATGTGTAAGGATCCGGAAAAGATGTGAGACATGGACACGAGTTGCCAGCGCACGGCCCTATTTGCGGTGGGGAGAACGCACGGCTAGTACTGCTTCCTCAGCTGCATCCTCTTCTCTGCAGGGTCTCGCACTCCACTCCCGGTGGAGATGGAGGCAAATGCGGCGGGCAGCGGCGGCGGGGGTGGCGGCATTGGGGGCGAGGACGGGGTGCACTTCCAGAGCTATCCCTTCGATTTCCTGGAGTTCCTCAACCACCAGCGCTTCGAGCCCATGGAGCTGTATGGGGAGCACGCCAAGGCGGTGGCGGCCCTGCCCTGCACCCCCGGCCCCCCGCCGCAGCCCCCGCCGCAGCCCCCGCCGCCTCAGTACGACTACCCACCACAGTCTACCTTCAAGCCCAAGGCTGAGGCACcctcgtcgtcgtcgtcgtcctcctcgtcctcctcctcgtCGTCGTCCTCCCAATCCAAGAAGCCTGACCCGCCCCTGCCGCCCGCCTTTGGGGCGCCCCCACCCCCCCTCTTTGACGCTGCCTTCCCTGCCCCGCAGTGGGGCATCGTTGACCTCTCGGGACACCAGCACCTGTTTGGGAACCTGAAACGTGGAGGGCCTGCATCTGGGCCAGGGGTGACGCCGGGGTTGGCCACTGCAGTGGGGACCTCAGCGCCGCTCCCCTCCCCTTCGCAGACCCCGCCGGGgcccgctgcaggggcagcctGCGACCCCACCAAGGACGACAAGGGCTACTTCCGCAGGCTGAAGTACCTGATGGAGCGGCGCTTCCCCTGCGGCGTGTGCCAGAAGTCCTTTAAGCAGTCATCGCACCTGGTCCAGCACATGCTCGTGCACTCAGGGGAGAGGCCGTATGAGTGCGGCGTCTGTGGCCGCACGTACAACCACGTGTCCAGTCTCATCCGCCATCGCCGCTGTCACAAGGATGTGCCACCAGCTGCCGGGGGCCCAGCGCAGCCAGGTGCGCCTCTCCCGCCGCTGGGCCTGCCCACGCCCACTGCTGCCGGAGGGGGTGCCTCCACAGTGGTCCCCGCAGGCCCTCCTGCCACACCCGCAGCCCCCACGGCCTCAGCCGATGGGAATGCAGCCCCTGGAACACCGGCGGGTGTGGGTGTGCCTCCGCCTGCGGCGGGGGGCGGTGAGGGCCCCTTCGCTTGCCCTCTCTGCTGGAAGGTCTTCAAGAAGCCCAGCCACCTGCACCAGCATCAGATTATCCACACGGGCGAGAAGCCTTTCTCATGCTCCGTGTGCAGCAAGAGCTTCAACCGCAGGGAGAGCCTCAAGCGCCACGTGAAGACGCACTCAGCGGACCTGCTGCGCCTGCCTTGCGGGGTCTGCGGCAAGGCCTTCCGCGATGCCGCCTACCTGCTCAAGCACCAGGCGGCGCATGCGGGCGCAGCAGGGCCCCGGCCCGTGTACCCCTGCGACCTATGTGGCAAATCCTATTCCGCACCGCAGAGCTTGCTTCGCCACAAGGCTGCGCATGTGCCACCCGCTGCCCCCGATGCTCCCAAGGATGCAGCGGCTGCTATTCCTCAGCCCGCGGCTGCCTTCCCCCCAGGCCCTTACCTGCTGCCGCCCGACACCCCTGCAAGTGACAGCGAGAAGGCCGCGGCGGCTGCAGCGGCCGTGGTATACGGTGCCGTACCCGTGCCGCTCCTGGGAGCACACCCACTGCTGCTTGGCGGCGCAGGGACAAGCGGAGCGGGTGGTACGGGCACTAGCGGCCCCGGGAAGACATTCTGCTGTGGCATCTGCGGGCGTGGCTTCGG
It encodes:
- the ZNF524 gene encoding zinc finger protein 524, which encodes MDTPSPDPLPSPLPGEEEKPLALPPSVPRGRRGRRPGGATSSNRTRKACLPRKRGRPPKSGQETSLAQGLTVPVGSGGGSDLLLIDDQGVPYTVSEGSVAGGPEGSGPRKAPHFCPVCLRAFPYLSDLERHSISHSELKPHECKDCGKTFKRSSHLRRHCNIHAGLRPFRCPLCPRRFREAGELAHHHRVHSGERPYQCPVCRLRFTDANTLRRHAKRKHPEALGAPMCPPDPGPEPPWDDEGIPATAGAEEEEREGKELA
- the ZNF865 gene encoding zinc finger protein 865 — protein: MEANAAGSGGGGGGIGGEDGVHFQSYPFDFLEFLNHQRFEPMELYGEHAKAVAALPCTPGPPPQPPPQPPPPQYDYPPQSTFKPKAEAPSSSSSSSSSSSSSSSSQSKKPDPPLPPAFGAPPPPLFDAAFPAPQWGIVDLSGHQHLFGNLKRGGPASGPGVTPGLATAVGTSAPLPSPSQTPPGPAAGAACDPTKDDKGYFRRLKYLMERRFPCGVCQKSFKQSSHLVQHMLVHSGERPYECGVCGRTYNHVSSLIRHRRCHKDVPPAAGGPAQPGAPLPPLGLPTPTAAGGGASTVVPAGPPATPAAPTASADGNAAPGTPAGVGVPPPAAGGGEGPFACPLCWKVFKKPSHLHQHQIIHTGEKPFSCSVCSKSFNRRESLKRHVKTHSADLLRLPCGVCGKAFRDAAYLLKHQAAHAGAAGPRPVYPCDLCGKSYSAPQSLLRHKAAHVPPAAPDAPKDAAAAIPQPAAAFPPGPYLLPPDTPASDSEKAAAAAAAVVYGAVPVPLLGAHPLLLGGAGTSGAGGTGTSGPGKTFCCGICGRGFGRRETLKRHERIHTGEKPHQCPVCGKRFRESFHLSKHHVVHTRERPYKCELCGKVFGYPQSLTRHRQVHRLQLPCALAGAAGLPSTQGAPGACGPGASATSAGAAEGLSYACSDCGEHFPDLFHVMSHKEAHMAEKPYGCDACGKTFGFIENLMWHKLVHQAAPERLLPATPGGPQPPDGSGGSEAASVLDNGLAGEVGAAVAALAGVSGGDDAGGATAGGGGGASSGPERFSCATCGQSFKHFLGLVTHKYVHLVRRTLGCGLCGQSFAGAYDLLLHRRSHRQKRGFRCPVCGKRFWEAALLMRHQRCHTEQRPYRCGVCGRGFLRSWYLRQHRVVHTGERAFKCGVCAKRFAQSSSLAEHRRLHAVARPQRCGACGKTFRYRSNLLEHQRLHLGERAYRCEHCGKGFFYLSSVLRHQRAHEPPRPELRCPACLKAFKDPGYFRKHLAAHQGGRPFRCSSCGEGFANTYGLKKHRLAHKAEGLGGPGAGTSTLAGKEA